The following nucleotide sequence is from Saccharothrix texasensis.
CCGTCGACAACGGCGACGGCACGCCCGAGGAGTACGGCGTGGAGTTCGGCGAGGACACCGCCGGCTCCGGCGCCGGCGAGACGCCGAGCATCCCGGGCCTGGACAACGCCGTGACGCTGCCGGCCGACGTGCCCGGCGGCCTGCCGTCCGACGTCACGACCATGCCCGCCCAGGCGGAGACGCTGATCGGCCAACCGGAACCGGCCGCGGCCGGTGGCGCGGTGGGCGGCGGTGGCGTCAGCGGTGGTTTCACGGAGCCGCAGTTCACCGCTCCCACGGCTCCCGACCAGGGCTTCGGCGGCGGCGCGGGCGGTGGCGGGGTGGCCGGTGGTGGGTTCAGCGGTGGTTTCACCGAGCCGCAGTTCGCCCCGACGCCCGCACCGGACAACTCGGGCTTCGCGGGCAGCGTCGCCGGGCCGGCCGTCAGCGGCGGCTTCACCGAGCCGTCCGGGTTCCAGGCGCCGTCGGCGTTCCAGGCCACCGCACCCCAGGGCTTCCAGGCGCCGCCCGTCGCCTTCGACGGCGGCGGTGGCAGCGGTTTCGCTGGTGGCGGCGGTGTCCCGCAGTACAACACCGAGGGCCTGACCTCGACGTCCGGCGCTTCCGTCCTCGGCGGCGGCTCGGGCTTCAACGGCGCGGACTCGGTGCTGGGCGGCGGTTCGGCGTCGTCCGGCTCGGACAACACGTGGAGCAGCCCGCCGGCCGGCTCGGCCGACCACGGCCTCGCGTCCGACACGAACGCCTCGCAGGCGGGCCAGGCCGGCTCCGCCACGCTCCCGTCCATGCAGGAGTCCCAGACCGCGGGCCAACCGGGCGGTTCCGCCACCGGTGGCGGCATGATGGGCGGCGGGATGATGGGCGGCGGCATGGCCGGCGGCGGTCAGCAGGGCGGCGGCGGCGACAACGAGCGCAGCAGCCCCGGGCAGTGGCGCACGACCGGGTCGCTGTTCGACGACGACGTCAGCCTCAGTCGAGTGCAGGGTGTGCTGGGTGAGGAGGGCCGATGAGCGTCGCGTCGGACAGGCTGGCCGCGGCGATGAGCCGCATGGACCAGATTTCGCGGGAGCACGCCGACCGGCGTGAGCTGCGGGAACGTCACTCGCGCGAGGCGCGGGACCAGGCGCGGGACAGCTTCGCCAAGCAGGGCCAGATGGCGCAGAAGATCGTCGAGCGGCTGGAGGAGAACGAGAAGGCGCAGAAGGCCGCCGGCGGCTGGAACACCAAGGCGGCGACGGAGAAGAAGAGCGGCGAGTACAAGTTCGGCGCCGAGGACGACGAGCCGACCTACGAGACCCCGCCACCGGTGTCCACCGCCTGGACCCCGGCCCCTCCGCCGCCGCCGGTCCAACCCCCGGCAGCCACCCCGCCCCCGCCGCCACCCCCGGCGCGCCCCGCCCCACGCCGCCCGGCGCCGGTGGACGACGACGACGATTTCGGCGGCAAGAGCTGGCTGACCTGACCATTCCTCCGGCCCCACGCCCCGCGTGCCAACCCGATCGGGTGAACATCGCCCGAGAATGTACGGAAACACTGTTCCCGTACCTCGGTTGATATGACCGCCCCCCGCAACCACGGCCCACGCCACCACGGCAACGACCGCGACCACCGGGGACCGGCTCACCAGGCACACGACGCGAGGGGCCGGAGGAACCAGGAACCATGCCCAGCACCACCCCACGCCCCACCCACCGCCGGCTCGCCACCACCCGGCTGACCCCGCAGCCCCGGCTGACCCCGGCCCGCCCGGCGACCCAGGCTCACCCGGCCGACCCGCCTGCCCGGCCACTCCCGGCCGCCGCGGCGACCCCGGCTGCCCTCAGCCTGCCCGGCCGCCACCGCCGACCCGGCCTGCCCGGCCTGCCCGGCTGACCCGGCCTGCCTGGCCGCCGCCGTGCACCCGGCCTGCCCGGCCGCTGCGGACCCTCCCGGCCCCACGCGGCCCCCGGCCGGCCACTCCAGGCCGCCGCGGCCCTACCCGGCCGCGCGGGACCGCGGCTCCGGGCGACGGCCCTGCGGCTGAGGGGTGAGGCGGCGGTGGGTCAGTGGCGGACCAGCGGGCCGCGCTGGAACGTCAGCACAGCGCCCTTCACGTCGCCGTCCAGCAGCACGTCCCACTTCTTCTCGCCCTTGAGGGTCCGCAGCAGGAACGCCGTCGTCAGCGCCCGCGCCAGCTTCTGCGCCGCCCGCTCACCCTTGCCGTCGAGCAGCAGCTCGCTCCAGTGCCGCCCCTCGGCGAACCCCAGGTGGCTGGCCTTCGGCAACGACCGCAGCTGCACCGGCCCCTGCCACGCCTCCGCGATGGCCTCCGCGTGCCCGACCGGAGGCGCGATGCGGTCCTCCCCGCCGGCCAGGTGCAACCCCGGCACGGCGACCCGCCGGGCCGCGTCCAGCGCGGACGGCCGGGTCTCGGACGCGGCCAACGTCACGACCGCCCGCACCCGCGGGTCGTCGGCCGCCGCCAGCACCGCCGCGCCGCCACCCATCGAGTGACCCGCCACCGCCAGCCGTGACGCGTCCACGCTGATCCCGCCGTCGCCCAGCCTCACGCCGGTGCACACGTCGAGCGCCGTCCGCAGGTTCCCGGCCATCAGCCGCGACGACATCAGCGGCCCGCGCTGGGTCCCGGGCGCGGCGGCCACGAAACCCCACGACGCCAGGTGCCGCAGCAACGCCCGGTACCGGTTGACCGGCTGCAACCAGCCGTGCCCGAAGGCCACCGCCGGCAGCCCCAGCCCGACCGCGGGCGTGTAGATCAGGCCCGGAAGCCCGACCAGCGCCAGGTCACCGCGCAGCACGGGGTGCTCACCGGGCCTGCTGAGCTGGTCGAGCACCTGCTTCGCCGAGTAGCCGCTCACCCCGCGAACGGTAGTCGATCGTGGTGACGGCGCGCACGCTCGGATTGGTCTACACCAATTGACGACCTGACCTGCGCAAACGCGGTGAAGTGGCCTGTTCGGGTGACGGCCCTGGTCTAGTTACGCTGTGCGGCGTGTGCGGAATCGTGGGATATGTGGGACACAGGTCGGCGTTGGACGTCGTGCTCGACGGGCTGCGGCGGCTGGAGTACCGCGGCTACGACTCGGCGGGCGTCGCCGTCCTCGACGGGGACGGCGGCCTGGCCGTCGAGCGCAAAGCCGGTCGCCTGACGAACCTGGAGGCCCGCCTGGACGAGGTCGGCCGCGACGCCTTCACCGGCACCGCCGGCATGGGCCACACGCGCTGGGCCACCCACGGCGCGCCGATCGACCGCAACTCCCACCCGCACTGCGACGTCACGGGCCGCGTCGCCGTCGTCCACAACGGCATCATCGAGAACTTCGCCGCCCTGCGCGCCGAGCTCGAAGCCGTCGGCGTCGAGATGGCCAGCGACACCGACACCGAGACCACCGCCCACCTCATCGCCCGCGCGTACGACGAGGGCGACACCAAGGGCGACCTGGTGGCGAGCGTCCGCATGGTGGTCCGCCGCCTCGAAGGCGCGTTCACCCTCGTCGTCACGCACGCGGATCACCCGGACGTGGTCGTCGCGGCCCGTCGCTCGTCACCGCTGGTAGTGGGTGTCGGTGAGGGCGAGACGTTCGTCGCCAGCGACGTGTCCGCGTTCATCGAGCACACCCGCGAGGCCGTCGAGCTCGGCCAGGACCAGGTCGTGGTGATCGACCGCGACGGCTACCGCGTCACCGACTTCGACGGCGCCGACGCGCAGGCCAAGCCGTTCACGGTGAACTGGGACCTGTCGGCCGCCGAGAAGGGCGGCCACGAGTACTTCATGCTCAAGGAGATCGAGGAGCAGCCGGAAGCGCTGGCCAACACGCTGCGCGGCCACTTCCGCGACGGCCGGGTCGTGCTCGACGAGCAGCGCCTGTCCGACCAGGACCTGCGGGACGTCGACAAGGTCTTCGTCGTGGCCTGCGGCTCGGCCTACCACTCCGGCCTGGTCGCGAAGTACGCCATCGAGCACTGGACGCGGCTGCCCGTCGAGGTCGAGCTGGCCAGCGAGTTCCGCTACCGCGACCCCGTGCTGGACCGCGACACGCTCGTCGTCGCCGTTTCCCAGTCGGGTGAAACCGCGGACACGTTGGAGGCCGTGCGTCACGCGCGGTCGCAGAAGGCGCGGGTGCTGGCGGTCTGCAACACCAACGGCGCGCAGATCCCGCGCGAGTCCGACGCCGTGCTCTACACGCACGCCGGCCCGGAGATCGGCGTCGCGTCGACCAAGGCGTTCCTCGCCCAGATCGCGGCGAACTACCTGGTCGGCCTGGCCCTGGCGCAGGCGCGCGGCACGAAGTACCCCGACGAGGTGGCCCAGGAGTTCCACCAGCTGGAGGCCATGGCGGACGCCGTGCAGAAGGTGCTGGGCACCATCGAGCAGGTCCGCGCGCTGGGTCGGGAGCTGGCCGACTCGAAGGCCGTGCTGTTCCTCGGCAGGCACGTCGGCTACCCGGTGGCGCTCGAAGGCGCGCTCAAGCTCAAGGAGCTCGCCTACATGCACGCCGAGGGCTTCGCGGCGGGCGAGCTGAAGCACGGCCCGATCGCGTTGATCGAAGAGGGCCTGCCGGTGGTCGTGGTGATGCCGTCGCCGAGGGGCCGGGCGGTGCTGCACTCGAAGCTGGTGTCGAACATCTCGGAGATCCAGGCACGGGGTGCGCGCACGATCGTGATCGCCGAAGAGGGTGACGAGACGGTTCGCCCGTTCGCGGATCACCTGATCGAGATCCCGGCGGTGCCGACGCTGCTCCAGCCGTTGATCTCCACGGTGCCGTTGCAGGTGCTGGCCGCGGAGATCGCCCGCAGCCGCGGTTACGACGTGGACAAGCCGCGCAACCTCGCCAAGTCCGTCACGGTCGAGTAGGGCAGGCTTGGCCCCATGCGGGGTCTGTGGACGACGGATCGGGTCAGGGCGGCGGAAGAACGCGTCATGGCGGTCGTGCCGGCCGGCGCGCTGATGCGCCGGGCGGCGTTCGGCGTGGCGGTCGTCGCGGCGGAGCTGCTGGCGGGCGGGCGGCGGGTCGGCCTGCTCGTCGGCGCGGGCAACAACGGTGGCGACGCGCTGTGGGCGGGCTACTACCTCCGCAAACGCGGAGTCGCCGTGTCCGCTGTCCTGCTGACACCTGATCGTGTGCACGCCGAGGGGTTGGCCGCGTTCCGTCGCGTCGGGGGCCGGGTGGTCGACCGCCTGGCCGACGTCGACCTGGTGATCGACGGCATCGTGGGCCTCTCCGCCCGCGGCCCGCTGCGCCCGGACGCCGCCGAGCACGTCGCGCACCTCGACGCGCCCGTGCTGTCGGTCGACCTGCCCAGCGGGATCGACCCCGACACGGGCGCGACCTCCGGGCCCGCCGTGCGCGCGCACACCACCGTCACGTTCGGCTGCCTCAAGCCCGTGCACGCGCTGGCCGACTGCGGTGACGTGCGGCTGGTCGACATCGGGTTGGCCGGCGAGCTGCACGGGCCGGACCTGGTCGAGCTGGACGTCGCCGACGTCGGCCTGGCGTGGCCGGTACCCGGGCCGGAGGACGACAAGTACACGCAGGGCGTGACGGGGATCGCGGCCGGTTCGGCGACGTACCCCGGCGCGGCGGTGCTGGCCGCCGGTGCGGCGCTGCTGTCGACGTCCGGCCTGGTCAGGTATGCCGGTGCGGCGGCGGAGGGCGTTCGGGCGCGGTGGCCGGAGGCCGTGTGCACGGGATCGGTCACCGACGCCGGCCGGGTGCAGGCGTGGGTCGTCGGGCCGGGGCTGGGCACCGGGTTGGGCGCGGAGGCGGTGCTGCGGACGGTCCTGGAGGCCGGCGTGCCGGTCTGCGCGGACGCCGACGCGATCACCATGCTGGCCAACAACCCCGACCTGTGGGACGCCCGCGACCCGGACACCCCGCTGGTCCTGACGCCGCACGACCGCGAGTACGAGCGGCTGGCCGGACCCGTCGGGGACGATCGGGTGACGGCCGCGCGGAAGGCCGCGGAGCGGTTCAACGCCGTCGTGCTGCTGAAGGGCCACGCGACCGTGGTCGCCGGTCCCGACGGCCGCGTGCTGGTCAACCGCGCCCGGTCGTCGTGGGCCGCGACGGCGGGTTCCGGCGACGTCCTGTCCGGCGTGCTGGGCTCCCTCCTGGCCGCCGGCCTCGACCCGGTGCTGGCGGCGGGCTGCGCGGCGAAGGTCCACGTCCTGGCCGCGGAGCTGGCCGCCGACGGCGCGCCGATCCCCGCGACCTCGCTGCTGGGCGCGATCCCCGACGCCATCCGCGCCGTCCGCCCCCTCTGACCACGACGCCGTGCGCGTGTCCTGAGCGTTCAACTCGGGGGTCCCGAACGCAGGACACGCGTGACGCGAACGCAGGACACGCGCGTTCTGAACGCAGGACACGCGGGACGCGGAGGTGGGACTCCCGGCGGTTGTGTCACCATGAACGGCGTTATGGCTGCTCCTCGCGCCGAGGTCGTGATCGACCTCGAGAACCTCCGGCACAACGTCGCCCACCTCGACGCCCTCGCGCCCACCGCCGACACGATGGCCGTCGTCAAGGCCGACGGGTACGGGCACGGCGCCGTGCAGGTGGCCAGAGCGGCGGTCGAGGCGGGCGCGACGTGGCTCGGCTCCTGCTCCCTGGCCGAGGCCCTGGCGCTGCGCGCGGCCGGGATCACCGTGCCGATCCTGGCCTGGCTGGACCCGGCCGGCACCGACTACGCGCCCGGCGTCGAGCAGGACGTCGACCTGTCCGCCTCCTCCCTCGCCCAGCTGGAGGAGATCTCGGCGGCGGCCGACAAGGCGGGCAGGACCGCCCGCGTCCACCTCAAGATCGACACCGGCCTGTCCCGCAACGGCTGCCCGGCCACCCGCTGGTCCGAGCTGGTCGAACGCGCCGCCAAGACGCACAACGTCGAAGTTCACGCGATCTGGTCGCACCTGGCGGTGGCCGACGAGATCGGCCACCGCGGCACCGACGCCCAGGCCGAGCGCTTCGACGACGCCTACCGCGAGGCGCTCGCGGCCGGCCTCGACCCGCGCCGGCACATCGCCAACTCCGCCGCCCTCATCACCCGCCCCGACCTCCACCTGGACCTGGTCCGCCCGGGCATCGCGATCTACGGCCTCAACCCGG
It contains:
- a CDS encoding NAD(P)H-hydrate dehydratase produces the protein MRGLWTTDRVRAAEERVMAVVPAGALMRRAAFGVAVVAAELLAGGRRVGLLVGAGNNGGDALWAGYYLRKRGVAVSAVLLTPDRVHAEGLAAFRRVGGRVVDRLADVDLVIDGIVGLSARGPLRPDAAEHVAHLDAPVLSVDLPSGIDPDTGATSGPAVRAHTTVTFGCLKPVHALADCGDVRLVDIGLAGELHGPDLVELDVADVGLAWPVPGPEDDKYTQGVTGIAAGSATYPGAAVLAAGAALLSTSGLVRYAGAAAEGVRARWPEAVCTGSVTDAGRVQAWVVGPGLGTGLGAEAVLRTVLEAGVPVCADADAITMLANNPDLWDARDPDTPLVLTPHDREYERLAGPVGDDRVTAARKAAERFNAVVLLKGHATVVAGPDGRVLVNRARSSWAATAGSGDVLSGVLGSLLAAGLDPVLAAGCAAKVHVLAAELAADGAPIPATSLLGAIPDAIRAVRPL
- the glmS gene encoding glutamine--fructose-6-phosphate transaminase (isomerizing), whose protein sequence is MCGIVGYVGHRSALDVVLDGLRRLEYRGYDSAGVAVLDGDGGLAVERKAGRLTNLEARLDEVGRDAFTGTAGMGHTRWATHGAPIDRNSHPHCDVTGRVAVVHNGIIENFAALRAELEAVGVEMASDTDTETTAHLIARAYDEGDTKGDLVASVRMVVRRLEGAFTLVVTHADHPDVVVAARRSSPLVVGVGEGETFVASDVSAFIEHTREAVELGQDQVVVIDRDGYRVTDFDGADAQAKPFTVNWDLSAAEKGGHEYFMLKEIEEQPEALANTLRGHFRDGRVVLDEQRLSDQDLRDVDKVFVVACGSAYHSGLVAKYAIEHWTRLPVEVELASEFRYRDPVLDRDTLVVAVSQSGETADTLEAVRHARSQKARVLAVCNTNGAQIPRESDAVLYTHAGPEIGVASTKAFLAQIAANYLVGLALAQARGTKYPDEVAQEFHQLEAMADAVQKVLGTIEQVRALGRELADSKAVLFLGRHVGYPVALEGALKLKELAYMHAEGFAAGELKHGPIALIEEGLPVVVVMPSPRGRAVLHSKLVSNISEIQARGARTIVIAEEGDETVRPFADHLIEIPAVPTLLQPLISTVPLQVLAAEIARSRGYDVDKPRNLAKSVTVE
- a CDS encoding dienelactone hydrolase family protein; this encodes MSGYSAKQVLDQLSRPGEHPVLRGDLALVGLPGLIYTPAVGLGLPAVAFGHGWLQPVNRYRALLRHLASWGFVAAAPGTQRGPLMSSRLMAGNLRTALDVCTGVRLGDGGISVDASRLAVAGHSMGGGAAVLAAADDPRVRAVVTLAASETRPSALDAARRVAVPGLHLAGGEDRIAPPVGHAEAIAEAWQGPVQLRSLPKASHLGFAEGRHWSELLLDGKGERAAQKLARALTTAFLLRTLKGEKKWDVLLDGDVKGAVLTFQRGPLVRH
- the alr gene encoding alanine racemase, translated to MAAPRAEVVIDLENLRHNVAHLDALAPTADTMAVVKADGYGHGAVQVARAAVEAGATWLGSCSLAEALALRAAGITVPILAWLDPAGTDYAPGVEQDVDLSASSLAQLEEISAAADKAGRTARVHLKIDTGLSRNGCPATRWSELVERAAKTHNVEVHAIWSHLAVADEIGHRGTDAQAERFDDAYREALAAGLDPRRHIANSAALITRPDLHLDLVRPGIAIYGLNPVPVPADLRPVMTFRSAVALAKRIPAGESVSYGLSWTARTDTNLALVPVGYADGVPRSLSNRMDVWLAGRRRPVVGRVCMDQVVVDCGDDVVVEGDEVVLFGSGALGEPTAREWADTTGTIDYEIVTGMYRPRVTRTYVGAHP